In a genomic window of [Empedobacter] haloabium:
- a CDS encoding PEP-CTERM sorting domain-containing protein, with translation MSDKKSAVLLAGALVAGMLAAPAALAAWNGTKFGTRVENLAVRTFDLAPADGIDAGYTMGDVTTTFTLRESYSKWQTVTGSIAAPDTLTITDGPSFGQASWYGQPGELAVSAQSDERALGGFNVSIVQTFVVTVAPRTAFVITGSTHSTGHAYGTQSTNYSGHYFRASIDAGGTYHNEMGINMSPHWRDIDQTDDFAVSFANMSDVARAITVQYRLSTEGYALVVPEPSTYMMLAAGLLGVAGRIRTARRNAAHSASNAG, from the coding sequence ATGTCTGATAAAAAAAGCGCCGTGCTGCTCGCCGGCGCGCTGGTTGCAGGAATGCTGGCCGCACCAGCGGCGCTGGCGGCCTGGAATGGCACCAAGTTCGGCACGCGCGTGGAGAACCTGGCGGTGCGAACCTTCGACCTGGCACCGGCGGATGGTATCGATGCGGGCTACACCATGGGCGACGTCACGACGACCTTCACGTTGAGGGAGTCCTACTCCAAGTGGCAAACCGTCACCGGGAGCATCGCTGCGCCGGATACGCTGACGATCACCGACGGTCCCTCGTTCGGCCAGGCGTCGTGGTACGGCCAGCCTGGCGAGCTGGCCGTTTCCGCCCAGTCGGACGAACGTGCGCTGGGCGGTTTCAACGTAAGCATCGTCCAGACCTTCGTCGTGACGGTCGCACCCCGCACGGCCTTCGTGATCACAGGCTCGACCCACAGCACCGGGCACGCCTATGGAACGCAATCGACCAACTACTCGGGCCACTACTTCCGTGCGTCGATCGATGCGGGCGGCACGTATCACAACGAAATGGGCATCAACATGTCGCCGCACTGGCGCGATATCGACCAGACCGACGATTTCGCGGTGAGCTTCGCGAACATGAGCGACGTGGCGCGTGCGATTACCGTTCAATACCGCCTGTCGACCGAAGGCTACGCCCTGGTCGTGCCGGAGCCTTCGACCTACATGATGCTGGCTGCCGGACTGCTTGGTGTCGCAGGCCGTATCAGGACCGCCCGCCGGAACGCCGCGCACAGCGCCAGCAACGCCGGCTGA
- a CDS encoding response regulator transcription factor, whose translation MNKPERIRVMLADDHPIVMGGFAMSLAGPDIEVVAQARSPEEAIATYAAQRPDVLILDIRFGAQLTGMDVARRLLADYPEARIVFLTQFDQDSLVKECYRIGGRAFMTKDCDPEELVTAVRRAHQGELYFMPAIAERLASLSVRGDESPQALLDERSLAIFALMAEGLTNAEIAERLDVSSKTISNASQTIKDRLGVHRAADITRLAVRHGLIQP comes from the coding sequence ATGAATAAGCCGGAGCGCATTCGCGTCATGCTGGCGGACGATCATCCGATCGTGATGGGGGGCTTCGCCATGTCGCTGGCGGGACCGGATATCGAAGTGGTGGCGCAGGCACGCAGCCCGGAGGAGGCCATCGCGACATACGCGGCGCAGCGCCCCGATGTGCTGATCCTCGACATCCGCTTCGGTGCGCAACTGACGGGGATGGACGTGGCCCGCCGCCTGCTGGCCGACTACCCGGAGGCGCGCATCGTGTTCCTGACCCAGTTCGACCAGGACAGCCTGGTCAAGGAGTGCTACCGCATCGGCGGGCGCGCCTTCATGACCAAGGATTGCGACCCGGAGGAACTGGTCACCGCCGTGCGCCGCGCCCACCAGGGTGAGTTGTACTTCATGCCGGCGATCGCGGAGCGGCTGGCCAGCCTGTCGGTACGAGGTGACGAGTCGCCGCAGGCGCTGCTGGACGAGCGCTCGCTGGCGATCTTCGCGCTGATGGCCGAAGGGCTAACGAATGCGGAGATCGCCGAGCGGCTGGACGTGTCCAGCAAGACGATCAGCAATGCCAGCCAGACCATCAAGGACAGGCTCGGCGTGCACCGCGCGGCCGACATCACGCGCCTGGCCGTGCGCCATGGCCTGATCCAGCCCTGA
- a CDS encoding histidine kinase has protein sequence MARATSGGWRPWRRWSTRTRLLVITIAPVVAMCLAFLWYSYQSRQQEARAELAERGQVLARVLADSSEYAIVSGRYEGLQRTIRDVLQSDAAIWQVALFDARRRPLLRLSGRAVGAPERRYYEAPVVKRVIWIATPAAPAGQQGMTIETVGYLQVRMAPQALLARQAHRFQVELLVACAGLLLCGALAFRLSQGFDTSLQASLAALRAADAEKRQLLRRVNTAVEAERQSIALEIHDELNAVLVAARLEAQRIAALARDVQPPTLAQDIGTRAQTIARLALGLYNSGRALVRRLRPEVLDMLGLRGAVEEMVRQYEDSHPDCRFACQADEDLDGIAPEVAITAYRVTQEALSNVVKHARARHAHVRMARRGGMLHIEIEDDGTGFDAAARREGIGIAGMRERVQALDGSFALASDPVAGGTRIAIALPL, from the coding sequence GTGGCGCGCGCGACCTCGGGCGGCTGGCGGCCGTGGCGGCGCTGGAGCACGCGCACGCGGCTGCTCGTCATCACCATCGCGCCGGTCGTCGCCATGTGCCTGGCGTTCCTCTGGTACAGCTACCAATCGCGCCAGCAGGAAGCGCGCGCCGAGCTGGCCGAGCGCGGCCAGGTACTGGCGCGCGTGCTGGCCGACAGCAGCGAGTACGCCATCGTCTCGGGGCGCTACGAAGGCCTGCAGCGCACCATTCGCGACGTGCTGCAATCCGACGCGGCGATATGGCAGGTGGCGCTGTTCGACGCGCGCCGGCGTCCGCTGCTGCGCCTCTCGGGGCGCGCCGTCGGCGCGCCCGAACGACGCTACTACGAGGCGCCTGTCGTCAAGCGTGTGATCTGGATCGCCACGCCGGCGGCGCCCGCCGGCCAGCAGGGCATGACGATCGAAACGGTGGGGTACCTGCAGGTGCGCATGGCGCCCCAGGCGCTGCTGGCAAGGCAGGCGCACCGCTTTCAGGTGGAGCTGCTGGTGGCGTGCGCGGGACTGCTGCTGTGCGGCGCGCTGGCGTTCCGGCTGTCGCAGGGCTTCGACACGTCGCTGCAGGCGTCGCTGGCGGCATTGCGCGCAGCGGACGCGGAAAAGCGCCAGCTGCTGCGCCGCGTGAACACCGCCGTGGAGGCCGAGCGCCAGAGTATCGCGCTGGAGATCCACGACGAGCTCAATGCCGTGCTGGTGGCCGCCCGGCTGGAGGCGCAGCGCATCGCGGCGCTGGCGCGCGACGTGCAACCGCCCACGCTGGCGCAGGACATCGGTACGCGCGCACAGACGATCGCGCGGCTGGCGCTGGGCCTGTATAACAGTGGCCGCGCGCTGGTGCGCCGGCTGCGGCCAGAAGTGCTGGACATGCTGGGCCTGCGCGGCGCCGTCGAGGAAATGGTGCGCCAATACGAGGACAGCCATCCCGATTGCCGCTTTGCCTGCCAGGCGGACGAAGACCTCGACGGCATCGCGCCCGAGGTGGCGATCACCGCCTACCGGGTGACGCAGGAAGCGTTGTCGAACGTGGTCAAGCACGCGCGCGCGCGCCACGCCCACGTGCGCATGGCGCGGCGCGGCGGTATGCTGCACATCGAGATCGAGGACGACGGCACGGGCTTCGACGCCGCTGCGCGGCGGGAGGGCATCGGCATCGCCGGCATGCGCGAGCGCGTGCAGGCGCTCGACGGCAGCTTCGCGCTTGCAAGCGACCCGGTGGCCGGCGGCACGCGCATCGCCATCGCATTGCCGCTTTAG
- a CDS encoding efflux RND transporter periplasmic adaptor subunit, translating to MKNTLYSPPLRSAGILFLACAAALTAGCDSNKQAAGPGAGGKMPPPQVGVYTVTPQALPVVTELPGRTSAYQVAEVRPQVGGIVQKRLFTEGADVKAGTPLYQIDPATYQATYNQAKATLARAKANLLTSGPKVARYKELVEIEGVSRQDYEDAVAANAQAKADVESAQAALETARINLEYTKVSAPISGRIGRSAVTPGALVTAGQASAMTTVQQLDPIYVDVTQSSEELMRLKRQLESGGVKKAGEQARVTLKLADGSTYAQPGKLQFADASVDPATGNVTLRALFPNPKQDLLPGMFVRAVVENGIDEKAIAVPQQGVTRNPKGEATALVLNGQGLVEQRVLQTAGTLGDKWLVTAGLAAGDRVIIEGVQKVKPGAPATVAPATATTASAKPAAPAAQAAH from the coding sequence ATGAAGAACACGCTCTACAGCCCGCCGCTGCGGTCGGCCGGCATCCTTTTCCTCGCATGCGCGGCGGCGCTGACCGCCGGCTGCGACTCAAACAAGCAGGCGGCCGGGCCCGGTGCCGGCGGCAAGATGCCGCCACCGCAGGTCGGCGTCTATACGGTGACGCCGCAGGCGCTGCCCGTCGTGACGGAGCTGCCGGGCCGCACGTCCGCTTACCAGGTGGCCGAGGTGCGTCCACAAGTGGGCGGCATCGTGCAGAAGCGCCTGTTTACGGAAGGCGCCGACGTCAAGGCCGGCACGCCGCTGTACCAGATCGACCCGGCCACCTACCAGGCCACCTACAACCAGGCCAAGGCCACGCTGGCGCGCGCGAAAGCCAACCTCCTGACCTCCGGCCCGAAAGTGGCGCGCTACAAGGAACTGGTCGAGATCGAAGGCGTCAGCCGCCAGGATTACGAGGACGCGGTGGCCGCCAACGCGCAGGCGAAGGCGGACGTGGAATCGGCCCAGGCCGCGCTGGAGACGGCCCGCATCAACCTGGAATACACCAAGGTGTCGGCCCCGATCTCGGGCCGCATCGGCCGCTCCGCCGTGACGCCGGGCGCGCTGGTGACGGCCGGCCAGGCCTCGGCCATGACGACCGTGCAGCAACTTGATCCGATCTACGTGGACGTGACGCAGTCGAGCGAAGAGCTGATGCGCCTGAAGCGCCAGCTGGAGTCCGGCGGCGTGAAGAAGGCCGGCGAGCAGGCCAGGGTGACCTTGAAACTGGCCGACGGCAGCACCTACGCCCAGCCAGGCAAGCTGCAGTTCGCCGACGCCAGCGTCGATCCGGCCACCGGCAACGTGACCTTGCGTGCACTGTTCCCGAACCCGAAGCAGGACCTGCTGCCGGGCATGTTCGTGCGCGCCGTGGTGGAAAACGGCATCGACGAAAAAGCCATCGCCGTGCCGCAGCAGGGCGTGACGCGCAATCCGAAAGGCGAGGCGACGGCGCTGGTGCTGAACGGCCAGGGCCTGGTCGAGCAGCGCGTGCTGCAAACCGCCGGCACGCTGGGCGACAAGTGGCTCGTCACGGCGGGTCTCGCCGCGGGCGATCGCGTGATCATCGAGGGCGTGCAGAAGGTCAAGCCGGGCGCCCCGGCGACGGTGGCGCCGGCGACGGCCACCACCGCTTCCGCCAAGCCCGCGGCCCCAGCGGCCCAAGCGGCACACTAA
- a CDS encoding PEP-CTERM sorting domain-containing protein produces the protein MKTIINAAFLASLALTGSVFAAGQASASAASISNVSFTVFDLTPTDAIQAGYTVQSVASEFFLEMDDGRSPYVQWLFGPLDAPSSQELAGVGAVATAALDGNIGGLAGNANTTAGQTYASSYLSQSARITLAPYTGFVVTGNTALSAHLGKSDDRWNVRVQASISDDYFSNYDQSLYEREAHYYSWEAATPNIELTEQFSVSYVNNSAQARTITLGFTNSASYNNATLVPEPTSWAMLGVGLLAIGTRARRRHSC, from the coding sequence ATGAAAACCATCATCAACGCCGCGTTCCTGGCGAGCCTTGCGCTCACTGGCAGCGTCTTTGCCGCCGGTCAGGCCAGCGCCAGCGCCGCCAGCATTTCGAACGTCAGTTTCACTGTCTTCGACCTTACCCCGACCGACGCCATTCAGGCCGGCTACACGGTGCAATCCGTCGCAAGCGAGTTTTTCCTCGAAATGGATGACGGCCGATCGCCCTACGTCCAGTGGCTGTTCGGCCCGCTGGACGCGCCATCGAGCCAGGAGCTTGCGGGCGTCGGAGCGGTGGCCACGGCCGCCCTCGACGGCAACATCGGCGGCCTTGCCGGCAACGCCAACACCACGGCGGGACAAACCTACGCGTCGAGCTACCTGAGCCAATCCGCCAGGATCACGCTTGCTCCGTATACGGGCTTCGTGGTCACTGGTAACACCGCCCTGTCCGCCCATCTCGGCAAGAGCGACGACCGCTGGAATGTGCGCGTGCAGGCATCGATTTCTGACGATTATTTTTCGAATTACGACCAAAGCCTCTACGAGCGTGAAGCCCATTATTACAGCTGGGAGGCCGCGACCCCGAACATCGAGCTGACCGAACAGTTCAGCGTCTCGTACGTTAACAATTCGGCGCAAGCACGCACGATTACCCTCGGGTTCACCAACTCCGCTTCGTACAACAACGCGACCCTGGTACCGGAGCCGACAAGCTGGGCCATGCTGGGCGTCGGTCTGCTTGCCATCGGTACGCGGGCGCGACGTCGTCACAGCTGCTGA
- a CDS encoding MFS transporter, whose protein sequence is MSQASQFSLLTQRRFAPFFWTQFLGAFNDNLFKTALIVVLTFDAASWTTLSPSLVTNLIPGLFILPYVLFSATAGQVAEKFEKSALVRFVKWLEIAIMGLAAVGWMTHTLWLLIFAIFAMGTHSTLFGPVKYAYLPQQLRPEELTGGNGVVEMGTFVGILLGQVFGDVIVMHQGLGIAFVAAATVGFAVLGLLASYRIPVTPAPAPDLKIAWNPLAETVRNLRHSAGNRTVFLSMLGNSWFWFYGAMVLAQFPVYAMTYLHGDHSVFVLLLTVFSLGIGVGSLLCERLSGHKVEIGLVPFGSIGLSLFGIDLYFASQGYTNTATVDAFGMLAQQGSWRIVFDVVMIGIFGGFFIVPLFALIQLRCDPRHLSRTIAGMNILNALFMVAAAGVAIVLLGQGLTIPELFLATAVLNAVVAMYIFSLVPEFLMRFLAWLLIHTVHKVKVIEKGRIPEQGAAILVCNHVSYVDAVVIMAASPRPIRFVMDHRIFRTPLLGWIFRTAKAIPIAPAKEDPWLLEKAYVDIAQALHEGELVCIFPEGRLTTTGEINEFKGGIAKIVERSHVPVIPMALRGLWGHLLSRSNDNLLERAFRKGLRSRLALAVGTPVAPAHVTPELLQREVAALRGSWK, encoded by the coding sequence ATGAGCCAGGCGAGCCAGTTTTCGCTGTTGACGCAGCGCCGTTTCGCACCCTTCTTCTGGACCCAGTTCCTGGGCGCCTTCAACGACAACCTGTTCAAGACGGCGCTGATCGTCGTGCTGACCTTCGACGCGGCCAGCTGGACGACCTTGTCGCCATCGCTGGTGACGAACCTGATTCCCGGCCTGTTCATCCTGCCGTACGTGCTGTTCTCGGCGACGGCCGGCCAGGTCGCGGAGAAGTTCGAGAAATCGGCGCTGGTCAGGTTCGTCAAGTGGCTGGAGATCGCCATCATGGGCCTCGCGGCCGTGGGCTGGATGACGCATACCCTGTGGCTGCTGATCTTCGCCATCTTCGCGATGGGTACGCACTCCACGCTGTTCGGTCCCGTCAAGTATGCCTATCTGCCGCAGCAGCTGCGGCCGGAAGAGCTCACCGGTGGCAATGGCGTCGTCGAAATGGGCACCTTCGTCGGCATCCTGCTGGGCCAGGTGTTCGGCGACGTGATCGTGATGCACCAGGGCCTGGGCATCGCATTCGTGGCCGCCGCCACGGTGGGCTTCGCCGTGCTGGGCCTGCTGGCCAGCTACCGCATTCCCGTCACGCCCGCACCCGCGCCGGACCTGAAGATCGCCTGGAATCCGCTGGCCGAGACGGTGCGCAACCTGCGTCACTCGGCCGGCAACCGCACCGTGTTCCTGTCCATGCTGGGCAATTCCTGGTTCTGGTTCTACGGCGCCATGGTGCTGGCCCAGTTCCCGGTCTACGCGATGACCTACCTGCACGGCGACCACAGCGTGTTCGTCCTGCTGCTGACGGTGTTCTCGCTGGGGATCGGCGTCGGCTCGCTGCTGTGCGAACGGCTGTCCGGCCACAAGGTGGAGATCGGGCTGGTGCCGTTCGGCTCGATCGGCCTGTCGCTGTTCGGCATCGACCTGTATTTCGCCAGCCAGGGGTATACGAACACGGCCACGGTCGACGCGTTCGGCATGCTGGCGCAGCAGGGCAGCTGGCGCATCGTGTTCGACGTCGTCATGATCGGCATCTTCGGCGGCTTCTTCATCGTGCCCCTGTTCGCGCTGATCCAGCTGCGCTGCGATCCGCGCCACCTGTCGCGCACGATCGCCGGCATGAACATCCTGAACGCGCTGTTCATGGTCGCCGCGGCCGGCGTGGCGATCGTGCTGCTGGGCCAGGGCCTGACGATTCCGGAGCTGTTCCTCGCGACCGCCGTGCTGAACGCAGTGGTGGCCATGTACATCTTCTCGCTGGTGCCGGAGTTCCTGATGCGCTTCCTGGCCTGGCTGCTGATCCACACGGTGCACAAGGTGAAGGTCATCGAGAAAGGGCGCATCCCGGAGCAGGGCGCCGCAATCCTGGTGTGCAACCACGTCAGCTACGTGGACGCCGTCGTCATCATGGCGGCCAGCCCGCGCCCGATCCGCTTCGTGATGGACCACCGCATCTTCAGGACGCCGCTCTTGGGCTGGATTTTCCGCACCGCCAAGGCGATTCCCATCGCGCCGGCCAAGGAAGACCCGTGGCTGCTGGAGAAGGCCTACGTCGACATCGCCCAGGCGCTGCACGAGGGGGAGCTGGTGTGCATCTTCCCGGAAGGGCGGCTCACGACGACAGGCGAAATCAACGAATTCAAGGGCGGCATCGCCAAGATCGTCGAACGCTCGCACGTGCCGGTGATCCCGATGGCGCTGCGCGGCCTGTGGGGCCACCTGCTCAGCCGCAGCAACGACAACCTGCTGGAGCGCGCCTTCCGCAAGGGCCTGCGTTCCCGCCTCGCGCTGGCGGTCGGCACGCCGGTGGCGCCGGCCCACGTGACGCCGGAGCTGCTGCAACGGGAAGTCGCGGCGCTACGCGGCAGCTGGAAGTGA
- a CDS encoding energy transducer TonB — protein MDFNPAQPKRNPTGIAVVVLLHLGAALVALQHNTITLNRIVPPGVIDVLVPPPVEPPPLPEPVPLPTPSSPPPIAVPPIQDFTPQQPPPQLTTGIATDTPPTVTPAVGAAVGPAVEVPARAAPVRVAPVVDARACKRPDYPRNALRNGETGTVTLALLIGTDGKVVQSRVEGSSGSRELDRAAQAGLSLCRFQPGTVDGVAYESWTRMQYVWNLDD, from the coding sequence ATGGACTTCAACCCGGCCCAACCAAAGAGAAACCCGACCGGCATCGCTGTCGTCGTCCTGTTGCACCTGGGCGCCGCCCTGGTCGCGCTGCAGCACAACACGATCACGTTGAACCGGATCGTGCCGCCTGGCGTCATCGACGTGCTGGTCCCGCCACCGGTGGAACCGCCGCCGCTGCCCGAGCCGGTGCCGCTGCCCACGCCATCGAGCCCGCCGCCGATCGCGGTGCCGCCCATCCAGGACTTCACGCCGCAGCAGCCGCCGCCGCAACTGACAACGGGCATCGCTACCGATACGCCGCCGACCGTTACGCCAGCCGTCGGCGCGGCAGTGGGCCCGGCCGTGGAGGTACCGGCCCGCGCGGCGCCCGTGCGGGTGGCGCCGGTCGTCGACGCGCGCGCCTGCAAGCGGCCGGACTATCCGCGCAACGCACTGCGCAACGGCGAGACGGGCACCGTCACGCTGGCGCTGCTGATCGGCACGGACGGCAAGGTGGTGCAATCGAGAGTGGAAGGATCGAGCGGCTCGCGCGAACTGGATCGCGCGGCGCAGGCGGGCTTGTCGCTGTGCCGCTTCCAGCCAGGCACGGTGGACGGGGTGGCTTACGAGTCATGGACCCGCATGCAGTACGTCTGGAACCTGGACGACTGA
- a CDS encoding PEP-CTERM sorting domain-containing protein → MNKIVQAARAAITMLVLTASHLPASAATFTRAEARVDHIAVQVFDLAPADGIAPGYTQGSTSTSFDLFYDFDTRSSPVLEGPGEVSLRRGRSSASGSWQGGVGGLEVVAVAAHADASLYSIARQSVVYTVAPHSMLVIRGLVTQSRDIDPTIWSGGATTRVNLGLVPDGAVSRNEVHYTLYTYDGYDAGVYSADQFALSYANGGSEARQVIFRYDLQTYANIIAVPEPSAWLMLAVGMAGIAGAARRHRKLLG, encoded by the coding sequence TTGAACAAGATAGTCCAGGCCGCGCGCGCGGCGATAACGATGCTGGTGCTTACTGCCAGCCACCTGCCCGCCTCGGCAGCGACATTCACCCGGGCAGAGGCCCGGGTCGACCATATCGCCGTACAGGTATTCGACCTGGCACCGGCCGACGGCATCGCACCCGGCTATACGCAAGGATCGACCAGTACGAGCTTCGACCTGTTTTACGACTTCGATACCCGGTCGAGCCCGGTCCTGGAAGGGCCAGGCGAGGTCTCCCTGCGTCGAGGCAGATCCTCCGCCTCGGGCTCTTGGCAGGGTGGCGTGGGCGGCCTGGAAGTCGTCGCGGTCGCCGCGCATGCCGACGCCAGCCTGTATTCGATCGCACGCCAGTCGGTCGTATACACGGTCGCGCCACATTCGATGCTCGTCATCCGTGGCTTGGTGACGCAGTCCAGGGACATCGATCCCACCATCTGGAGCGGTGGCGCCACCACGCGGGTCAACCTCGGCCTGGTCCCCGATGGCGCAGTGTCGCGCAACGAGGTTCACTACACCCTGTACACCTACGACGGCTATGACGCGGGCGTGTACAGCGCCGACCAGTTTGCGCTGAGTTACGCGAACGGCGGCAGCGAGGCGCGCCAGGTGATCTTCCGTTATGACTTGCAGACGTACGCGAACATCATCGCCGTTCCCGAACCGTCGGCCTGGCTGATGCTGGCGGTCGGCATGGCCGGCATCGCCGGCGCGGCGCGCCGGCACCGCAAACTCCTGGGCTGA
- a CDS encoding sigma 54-interacting transcriptional regulator: MATGAHLLLVDDDPDLLRLLSMRLTANGYRVTAVGSAEAALARISIELPALVISDIRLPERDGMALFQQIRSQYPALPVILLTAHGTIPDAVEATSLGAYAYLTKPFDAKVLLERIEQALSLTAPSAVRTTGDDNWRSEIISRSQSMAELLAEARLVAASDASVLIRGESGTGKELLARAIHRASRRAKAPFIAVNCGAIPEQLLESELFGHVKGAFTGAVTSREGLVQAADGGTLFLDEIGDMPLLLQVKLLRVLQERVVRQLGSDAGRPVDVRILSATHRDLDAAMLEGQFREDLYYRLNVITLTLPPLAQRREDIGLLATQFLHMLASKYQKTVNGFAPDALEALTRASWPGNVRQLYNVVEHVCALATAPLVPLSLIQRALRVPTLEVLSYTEAKQRFERNYLVQLLKLTDGNVSDAARLAERNRTEFYRLLQKYDLNASQFRGEPAPVADERQE; the protein is encoded by the coding sequence ATGGCGACCGGAGCCCACCTGCTGCTGGTCGACGACGATCCCGACCTGCTGCGCCTGTTGTCGATGCGGCTGACGGCGAACGGTTACCGCGTCACCGCGGTCGGCAGCGCCGAGGCCGCACTGGCACGCATCTCGATCGAACTGCCGGCCCTCGTCATCAGCGACATTCGCCTGCCCGAGCGCGACGGCATGGCCCTGTTCCAACAGATTCGCAGCCAGTATCCGGCGCTCCCGGTCATCCTGCTGACGGCGCACGGCACCATTCCCGATGCCGTCGAGGCGACGTCGCTGGGCGCTTACGCCTACCTGACCAAGCCGTTCGACGCCAAGGTGCTGCTGGAACGCATCGAGCAGGCGCTGTCCCTGACGGCGCCGTCGGCCGTGCGCACGACGGGCGACGACAACTGGCGCAGCGAGATCATCAGCCGCAGCCAGTCGATGGCCGAGCTGCTGGCCGAGGCACGCCTGGTGGCCGCGTCCGATGCCAGCGTGCTGATCCGTGGCGAGAGCGGCACCGGCAAGGAATTGCTGGCGCGCGCCATCCACCGGGCCAGCCGGCGCGCCAAGGCGCCGTTTATCGCCGTCAACTGCGGTGCAATTCCCGAGCAACTGCTGGAGTCGGAACTGTTCGGCCACGTCAAGGGCGCGTTCACGGGCGCCGTGACCAGCCGCGAAGGCCTGGTCCAGGCGGCGGACGGCGGCACGCTGTTCCTCGACGAGATCGGGGACATGCCCCTGCTGCTGCAGGTGAAGCTGCTGCGCGTGCTGCAGGAGCGGGTGGTGCGCCAGCTGGGCTCGGACGCGGGCCGGCCGGTGGACGTGCGCATCCTGTCGGCCACTCACCGCGACCTCGATGCCGCGATGCTGGAGGGCCAGTTCCGCGAGGACCTGTATTACCGCCTGAACGTGATCACGCTGACCTTGCCGCCGCTGGCCCAGCGGCGCGAGGATATCGGCTTGCTGGCGACGCAATTCCTGCACATGCTCGCCAGCAAATACCAGAAGACGGTCAACGGCTTCGCGCCGGACGCCCTGGAGGCGCTGACGCGGGCCTCGTGGCCCGGCAACGTGCGCCAGTTGTACAACGTCGTCGAGCACGTTTGCGCGCTGGCGACGGCGCCGCTGGTACCGTTGTCGCTGATCCAGCGCGCCCTGCGCGTACCGACGCTGGAAGTGCTCAGCTATACGGAAGCGAAGCAACGCTTCGAGCGCAACTACCTCGTGCAATTGCTGAAACTCACTGATGGCAACGTTTCCGACGCGGCCCGCCTGGCCGAGCGCAACCGCACGGAGTTTTATCGGCTGCTGCAGAAATACGATCTGAACGCCAGCCAGTTCCGCGGGGAGCCAGCGCCTGTCGCTGACGAGCGACAAGAATAA
- a CDS encoding BON domain-containing protein has translation MTNSKLIASLLAAASLSVASVAFAAEPQQDAAMAGAAAASGDTALTAKVKAALADQKQIGVTSQQGVVVLTGTVASTDEGTKAIQAASSVEGVKEVKSELTVAAK, from the coding sequence ATGACGAATTCGAAACTGATCGCTTCCCTGCTGGCCGCCGCTTCCCTGAGCGTAGCTTCCGTAGCTTTCGCCGCCGAGCCGCAGCAGGACGCAGCCATGGCAGGTGCGGCCGCCGCTTCGGGCGACACCGCGCTGACCGCCAAGGTGAAGGCTGCGCTGGCTGACCAGAAACAGATCGGCGTGACGAGCCAACAAGGCGTTGTCGTACTGACTGGCACCGTTGCCAGCACCGACGAAGGCACGAAGGCTATCCAGGCGGCTTCTTCCGTCGAAGGCGTGAAGGAAGTCAAGAGCGAACTGACCGTCGCCGCGAAGTAA
- a CDS encoding AraC family transcriptional regulator, whose product MNIPNRHEYDRRMHRVLDHIDRHLDRQLSVAELADVAHFSPFHFHRMFTAWMGETVADHVRRRRVETAASRLATQPEVTVLQAALAAGFGSAEAFTRAFKLRFGQPPTAWRAAQQDSKTSQVRRKPGQADAATGGQDDGSTNRKERIMIEVIITERNPVHVAYLRKTGPYGPELGRFWGEVVYPWMATNNLLGRPRYGICLDDPTVTAPEQCRYDAAVEVPPEQALSGNPMRTVVPGGQYAVHRFRGPVEQVVGAWLALTRDWLPASGLQLDARPFVEHYPPDAAYDPATGVFEAELCMPVTRL is encoded by the coding sequence ATGAATATCCCCAATCGCCACGAATACGACCGCCGCATGCATCGCGTGCTGGACCATATCGACCGGCACCTCGATCGCCAGCTCAGCGTGGCGGAACTGGCCGACGTCGCGCACTTCTCCCCCTTCCATTTCCACCGGATGTTCACGGCATGGATGGGCGAGACAGTCGCGGACCATGTGCGCCGCCGTCGCGTCGAAACGGCCGCCTCGCGCTTGGCGACCCAGCCCGAGGTAACGGTACTGCAGGCGGCACTGGCGGCCGGCTTCGGTTCGGCGGAAGCGTTCACGCGCGCGTTCAAACTGCGCTTCGGCCAGCCCCCCACTGCCTGGCGCGCGGCGCAGCAAGACAGCAAGACGAGTCAGGTACGCCGCAAGCCTGGTCAGGCCGACGCCGCCACCGGTGGGCAAGATGATGGCTCCACCAATCGAAAGGAGCGCATCATGATCGAAGTCATCATCACCGAACGAAATCCCGTCCACGTCGCCTACCTGCGCAAGACCGGCCCGTATGGCCCCGAACTGGGCCGTTTCTGGGGCGAAGTCGTCTATCCGTGGATGGCCACCAACAACCTGCTGGGCCGGCCGCGCTACGGCATCTGCCTGGATGACCCCACTGTCACGGCGCCGGAGCAGTGCCGCTATGACGCGGCGGTCGAGGTGCCGCCCGAGCAAGCACTGTCGGGCAATCCCATGCGCACCGTGGTGCCGGGCGGGCAGTATGCCGTGCACCGCTTCCGCGGTCCGGTCGAACAGGTCGTCGGCGCCTGGCTGGCGCTGACGCGCGACTGGCTGCCCGCCAGCGGCCTGCAGCTCGATGCGCGGCCGTTCGTCGAGCATTATCCGCCCGACGCCGCCTACGATCCCGCCACCGGGGTGTTCGAGGCGGAACTGTGCATGCCGGTAACGCGGCTCTGA